One part of the Desulfuromonas sp. genome encodes these proteins:
- a CDS encoding CsgE family curli-type amyloid fiber assembly protein — MASVADPEVNGLLIDQTRTRIGQDLYRHFCTLWGNPNIPIRYNIVIKEIPDARWGSFIAVEVNGRPAYRTTLRPRSGGAEEAAKQAIPRVRGYLRYLIDTNGGQDTEDLKGDGY; from the coding sequence GTGGCCAGCGTTGCCGACCCCGAGGTCAACGGGCTTCTCATCGACCAGACCCGCACCCGGATTGGACAGGATTTATATCGCCACTTTTGCACCCTGTGGGGTAATCCGAACATCCCCATCCGCTACAACATTGTCATCAAGGAGATCCCGGACGCGCGCTGGGGGAGCTTTATCGCCGTCGAGGTCAACGGTCGCCCGGCTTACCGCACCACCTTGCGTCCCCGCTCCGGAGGGGCGGAGGAAGCGGCCAAACAGGCCATTCCCAGGGTTCGCGGCTACCTGCGCTACCTCATCGACACCAACGGCGGCCAGGACACCGAGGACCTCAAGGGCGATGGATACTGA